The stretch of DNA tgtGTTACTGGATTGAATTGTACTGAACTGTCTGAATTACTGACAATACTATAGAACTGAATACAACATTAAGGCAGAAAGGTGACAGTAAATCATGGCTCTACAAGTGGGTTATGGGTTTGATCTCCAGGGAATGAGCTGATCAAATCTATACACTGTTGATTTGTATATTCATGAGTGGGTGGGTGGggatgtgtgtgtgggtgtcaGGGCCTCTGCGGTCTCTCTGCCTGCAGGAGTGTTTGTTTCACCCGCACTGCAGTGAAGAAGAGGCTGAAGTACAGCTGGGTGTAGATCTCAATGTTAATGATGAACAGAGGGAGCAGCGCCCACAGGAGCACACATAGAGATGAGTTTAACAACACTGCTATCACCTGAAGCCAAAGCATCTTAGGGAGCATCCTGAAATtgcaacaaaacacaacaatacAACTCTGTCATGTTCTTTATAGATAAAGAATTAAAGATTCATTCTGATATTATTTACCAGAACATGTCTTATAAAAGTGGAAGTTTTTGAAAACTGAACACGAATGCATTTATCCTGCAGTTACAAATACATAATTGATGTTTTGATGTCTTAAAACAATGAATACTGTTATttgaaactatttaaaaaattaaatgattaaaattaaaacagtcAGTAGGTGGTAGCATGTCACTGTTAATCACTGAGATTCAATTGATTCATTCATACGGCTGATTAATTCAAGAACTAAGCATTTGACTGCTTTTATGaacgagtcattgaatcattcattcaaccgattcactcaaaaagaatgattcattcaggaacaaaacacTGTTATGTGTTGctttttggaactattttcgctgGTGAATTAGAACAAAAACAAGCAATATTGTGTGTAAAATATCACTTAATATTAAAGATGCTGTCGGTAActtttgttcaaaatttacaaaaattatataatgagcgAGTACGCcgtgaatccattttccaaatcGTGtatttgtcttatcctgaatcactgTGGTACacctataataagtgtttatattcagactattttaGACTGGTTCGGTTtgcatgcagttctgtttatcaACTGCTAGCGCACCAAAAGTTAcgaactgcagctttaactttTTGTTACTGAACTGTTGTCTAAAATTTATCATATTTGCAATCATGctgatatttggagaaaaatggCACTCTTTGTGCAATATTgtagatattatatatatctgaAATCCCTAGTTCTGTATTCGTTCATAGCTAAGTCAGTGTGTACCTCATCTGTCCCTTCCTCCACAGCGTCCAATAGATACAGATGTCCAGAACTGTCAGTAACGTGGCGTGAACAATGACAACACCTGCTGTCCAGTAATGTACACTCAGCCAGTGCCAGGAGAATGCAGTCAGCAGCTGATAGGGCAACAGGAAGTACATCAGCAGAAACTCCGCCCACTGCTGCCAACCTAGCCAATCCTGCTGCAGCACAGAAAAAGTGTCACGACTAGAGCCTGTTAGAGTATCATTTATGCCCGGTCCAAACTACACAATTTTAGCCCGATTTTGTTGTGGGGTTCATAAATGACAATGGGATGCAAAATTCAATCGTTTCAGTTTGTGTAGTGTGTCAGTGGACGACAACTGATGCAGCATCTGTGATGCTTCATGGGAGTCAAAATTGTATGATCTTGACACAGTGACTATTGTAATCAACAAAAAAATAGTGTAATCAAAACCTGGCATAACACATGGACAGACAGTGACGCACCTGTGGCTTATCGGACGGACAGACGGTTTGAATGAAGGGCAGAAAGGTGACATCATAATCAAACAGGTAGAGGTAGAGCAGCGTCAGACGTGGGAAGTTACTCAGACTGACCAGCAGAAACAGAGTCATCCCTGGATTCACCTCCTATACACAGACAAAGAGATGATGCTTAACAATCTTACTGtgtgtaacagaggccagctagtagtcgCTGTGTGAGtaaaacctcactcctctgatctcaagagatgctctagcaACTGATGCtagaggttgcagcctttagcctccttgttagagaaTCCGACTCCCATGCTGGAGACCCAGGTTCAAGGCCCAGGCAAGTAGGACCTGGGTGAGGGGTTACAACGTGCCTAATGAATGAAACGGACACACACACCTTGTACTCCCAGAGCGTCTGTGGTCGTGTGACTCCAGTCTCTTTGAGTCTGTGCAGCTCCTCCAGAATGATCCGTCTGTGAGACCGATTCTCAATCATGAACGGAGCCGCAGACAGATCTTCATTGCTGAGAGCAGACAATGATctgagacacacacatacattacaCAACGAAAGTAAAtacataatgtaatttattactgtgatgcagtgctgagttttcagcatcattactccagtcttcagtgtcacatgatccttcagaaatcattctaatatgctgatttgaaacatttatgattataatcagtgttgaaaacagttcagatTTTTATGGAAATGGTGATGCATTTTAGTTTTCAGGATTTttagatgaatagaaagttgaatttaatgcacccttgatgaatataaatgtattatttaaaaaatccttTTTTAAACAGTTCTGTATGTATCTTTGTATAAAACCAATTTATTCTTACATTGCTCAAATATAAATTCcaaaatatttacaattaaaGCCCTGGACATACCAAGCCGACGTTTGGCCATTTTGTGT from Chanodichthys erythropterus isolate Z2021 chromosome 8, ASM2448905v1, whole genome shotgun sequence encodes:
- the LOC137024052 gene encoding bifunctional apoptosis regulator-like isoform X1, which produces MDVQIAIESDFSDSEESTADLLETEFTCHCCFEVLVDPTTLTCGHSFCRHCLATWWASARPSIRTDCPECRAIWQGYPEVNIVLRDAVEKLFPADVSRRKQAVLNDPWLCRVLQVFQQHGKRPVHRAAPQPVNQNLPQINLREIQEGIAVVLICLTMMVLVYRAFTADPSHQTLLSKPLNRWSVNDVTLWVEHLGVWTNQYKETFSREQIDGRSLSALSNEDLSAAPFMIENRSHRRIILEELHRLKETGVTRPQTLWEYKEVNPGMTLFLLVSLSNFPRLTLLYLYLFDYDVTFLPFIQTVCPSDKPQQDWLGWQQWAEFLLMYFLLPYQLLTAFSWHWLSVHYWTAGVVIVHATLLTVLDICIYWTLWRKGQMRMLPKMLWLQVIAVLLNSSLCVLLWALLPLFIINIEIYTQLYFSLFFTAVRVKQTLLQAERPQRP
- the LOC137024052 gene encoding bifunctional apoptosis regulator-like isoform X2 is translated as MDVQIAIESDFSDSEESTADLLETEFTCHCCFEVLVDPTTLTCGHSFCRHCLATWWASARPSIRTDCPECRAIWQGYPEVNIVLRDAVEKLFPADVSRRKQAVLNDPWLCRVLQVFQQHGKRPVHRAAPQPVNQNLPQINLREIQEGIAVVLICLTMMVLVYRAFTADPSHQTLLSKPLNRWSVNDVTLWVEHLGVWTNQYKETFSREQIDGRSLSALSNEDLSAAPFMIENRSHRRIILEELHRLKETGVTRPQTLWEYKEVNPGMTLFLLVSLSNFPRLTLLYLYLFDYDVTFLPFIQTVCPSDKPQDWLGWQQWAEFLLMYFLLPYQLLTAFSWHWLSVHYWTAGVVIVHATLLTVLDICIYWTLWRKGQMRMLPKMLWLQVIAVLLNSSLCVLLWALLPLFIINIEIYTQLYFSLFFTAVRVKQTLLQAERPQRP